The following proteins come from a genomic window of Daphnia carinata strain CSIRO-1 chromosome 6, CSIRO_AGI_Dcar_HiC_V3, whole genome shotgun sequence:
- the LOC130694117 gene encoding uncharacterized protein LOC130694117: MALKNKQDNQPILEGDDISPYTQLDESLKQKMLSKIVSFQGENETVGRLVGTKAEAVLDSLEELLRPEGGKIIIPSFESSRFEKSIYIKRRVKFAFGKSCNLHERFIADLAKRLKCTVENLNRECRISSQGQIEWLVDDKRRKQIWEKIKQMNDQTSGKIEEDSHIIQFDEELDQQPVVIICGLAGAGKSTLLSHYYSEIKKKKPDCWVIRLNLAEHCDVILKLDSSKPDLIGFLINHLHVINRKCPFTRSLLNHRLETGEQIVFMFDGYDEIDEKCQEIAVKLMKFIQEKKSIPLFVTTRPYLAHHLQYELCQLAYYLENFDVKDQIDYLTSYWTNEPPPLKAGPIKDFAVALMEGVSESLKDKERAFIGIPLQCRILAECYQKNVGDIMESNAVNDVTFQSDELVSQKLLALLDDQKFDLVSLYSKLMDTKRNMFLQEKSKTCPNLNVAVDMKNMIKKIEFRLTKLAVETIIPEPSILEMLRPTKYRHKPSDDVAQEEKSLAFNSLKFGFVFSNGDVMRPKFLHRTFAEYFVAKYLYEGFHPDEERHNKLLENESIRKLILNKILALKQYDGVQMFFDGMVKVLVDEDEEWRRLIVCHQLPDRLKKLSKYLFTQFLRNYPPLCGFGEIASQPYFTNALHFSLSNRKGNTFLLLCDCLDATFHRRQVRWAMCTIFMSPFRFISDAVFEESKIFKRFINDFDINPNDPAMYCVIDKLIGGMVPYNSAYLIERSSIGKRDGHQQKMNDILQFLENQHIAFDNYLCQHYLRGMQRILEFLICHDNYRSHLERFLKMLSKSKAYSDDSNLTELLIEVFRSKDQRMTARIDETLKILQELGRSTFLAQFYTALLLKDPEVFQNIYQPCRLEKDEGTQIDRNRLLERDSYGMTLLHGAAFYDDVDIVGQILARFSRPFLHIRAKQAIRKVVLEGYTPFFFAAAKNHEQVCFKLLVFVKEFFPDALAELTELNAFIHRSLDHAMKSENAEMFQLILKVVKKELGRDYLLDLFTTTHPFPCMFYNGCRSDKLFNAMAKTIVDRDGVVDYKCLHDMIFSNNRIERDALRCMDAEHLQGLLSVEAAGPFTKRLLTDGLEENFELLSSLLKNFNETQLLDFVEVITFKGNTKIERSKWTYMFHVDSDPVYHKRHIQHLREKYAPNDLVFTPSDNGITAVHVEQIVPKNSFWETSYNRRSSV; the protein is encoded by the coding sequence ATGGCATTGAAAAACAAGCAGGACAATCAACCAATCTTGGAAGGTGACGACATCTCCCCCTACACGCAACTGGATGAATCCTTAAAGCAAAAGATGCTATCGAAAATAGTTTCATTCCAAGGGGAGAATGAAACTGTTGGGCGTTTAGTTGGAACCAAAGCAGAAGCTGTATTGGATTCCTTAGAAGAGCTTCTACGTCCTGAAGGAGGAAAAATCATCATTCCATCGTTCGAGTCATCCCGTTTCGAGAAATCCATTTACATCAAGAGACGGGTGAAATTTGCATTTGGCAAATCTTGTAATTTGCACGAACGTTTCATCGCTGACCTAGCCAAGCGTTTGAAATGCACTGTGGAAAACCTAAACAGGGAATGTAGAATCAGTTCGCAGGGCCAAATCGAGTGGTTGGTCGATGACAAGCGCCGCAAACaaatttgggaaaaaataaaacaaatgaacgacCAAACGTcaggaaaaattgaagaagacaGCCATATAATTCAGTTTGACGAGGAGCTGGATCAGCAGCCGGTTGTCATCATCTGTGGCTTGGCTGGAGCCGGCAAATCGACTCTCCTCTCCCACTACTACagtgaaataaagaagaagaagcctgaCTGTTGGGTTATCAGATTGAATTTAGCTGAACATTGTGACGTCATATTGAAACTCGATAGTAGCAAACCTGACTTGATTGGATTCCTCATCAATCATCTACATGTCATCAACCGTAAATGCCCGTTTACTCGCTCGTTGCTGAATCACCGGTTGGAGACGGGTGAGCAGATCGTTTTCATGTTTGATGGTTACGATGAAATCGATGAAAAATGCCAGGAAATTGCGGTTAAGCTAATGAAGTTTATTCAAGAGAAGAAGAGTATTCCACTGTTCGTTACCACCCGTCCCTACTTGGCCCACCATCTGCAATACGAATTATGTCAGTTGGCTTATTATTTGGAAAACTTTGACGTAAAAGACCAGATCGATTACCTGACCAGTTATTGGACGAATGAACCTCCACCGTTGAAAGCTGGACCCATCAAGGATTTTGCCGTTGCGCTGATGGAAGGTGTGTCAGAGAGTCTGAAAGACAAAGAAAGAGCTTTCATCGGAATCCCGTTGCAATGCAGAATTCTCGCCGAATGCTACCAGAAAAATGTTGGCGACATTATGGAAAGCAATGCTGTGAATGACGTAACATTCCAATCTGACGAATTGGTATCCCAAAAACTGTTGGCATTACTTGACGATCAGAAATTCGATTTAGTTAGTCTGTACAGCAAATTGATGGACACAAAACGCAACATGTttctacaagaaaaaagcaaaacctGCCCCAATCTGAATGTGGCCGTTGATATGAAGAATATGATAAAGAAAATCGAGTTTCGATTAACCAAATTGGCAGTCGAAACGATCATCCCAGAACCAAGTATCCTTGAAATGCTTAGGCCAACGAAATATCGGCACAAACCCAGCGATGATGTGgctcaagaagaaaagagtctTGCCTTCAACAGTCTGAAATTTGGGTTCGTATTTTCGAATGGAGATGTAATGCGACCTAAATTCTTGCATCGGACGTTTGCCGAGTATTTCGTCGCCAAATATCTTTACGAAGGATTTCATCCCGATGAGGAACGTCACAACAAGCTGCtggaaaatgaatccattcgaaaATTAATTCTTAACAAAATCTTGGCCTTGAAGCAATACGACGGAgttcaaatgtttttcgaTGGCATGGTGAAGGTTTTGGTCGATGAGGATGAAGAATGGCGTCGTTTAATTGTCTGTCATCAACTACCGGATCGCCTAAAAAAATTGTCTAAATATCTGTTTACTCAGTTTCTTCGCAATTATCCTCCGCTTTGTGGATTCGGCGAGATAGCTTCCCAACCTTACTTTACGAACGCCCTCCATTTTTCACTTTCGAATAGGAAAGGGAACACATTCCTATTGTTGTGTGACTGTCTCGATGCCACATTTCATAGACGTCAAGTCCGCTGGGCAATGTGTACCATTTTTATGTCGCCTTTCCGTTTCATTTCGGACGCCGTTTTTGAAGAAAGCAAGATCTTTAAACGATTCATCAATGATTTCGACATCAATCCAAACGACCCCGCTATGTACTGTGTTATAGACAAGCTTATAGGAGGCATGGTGCCATATAATTCTGCTTACTTAATCGAAAGAAGTTCTATCGGTAAGCGAGACGGGCACCAGCAAAAGATGAATGACATACTtcaatttttggaaaaccagcACATCGCTTTCGACAATTATTTATGTCAACACTATTTACGCGGAATGCAACGAATTTTGGAATTTCTTATTTGCCATGACAACTACCGTAGTCATCTGGAAAGATTTCTGAAGATGTTGTCCAAATCGAAAGCTTATTCGGACGATTCGAATTTAACCGAATTGTTAATTGAAGTTTTCCGGTCTAAAGATCAACGGATGACTGCGCGAATTGACGAAACGCTGAAGATTTTACAAGAACTAGGACGGTCCACTTTTCTCGCTCAATTTTACACCGCCCTTTTATTAAAAGATCCGGAAGTATTTCAGAATATTTACCAACCGTGCCGACTAGAAAAAGACGAGGGGACTCAGATCGACCGCAACAGATTGTTGGAAAGGGATTCTTACGGCATGACTCTTCTTCACGGAGCAGCCTTCTACGATGACGTCGACATAGTCGGTCAAATATTAGCAAGATTTAGCCGGCCATTTCTCCACATAAGAGCTAAACAAGCAATTCGCAAGGTGGTGCTTGAGGGTTACACTCCGTTTTTCTTCGCCGCTGCTAAAAATCACGAGCAAGTCTGTTTCAAACTGTTGGTCTTtgtgaaagaattttttcccGACGCACTGGCGGAGTTAACTGAGCTGAACGCTTTCATTCACCGGTCACTTGATCACGCCATGAAATCGGAAAATGCTGAAATGTTTCAACTGATACTGAAAGTCGTCAAGAAAGAACTAGGACGTGATTACCTCCTCGACCTGTTCACAACCACACATCCATTTCCATGTATGTTCTACAATGGCTGCCGGTCGGACAAATTATTCAACGCCATGGCGAAGACCATCGTCGATCGAGATGGTGTTGTAGACTACAAGTGTCTGCATGACATGATTTTTTCCAATAACAGAATAGAAAGGGATGCTTTACGATGCATGGATGCCGAACATCTGCAGGGATTGTTATCAGTAGAAGCGGCTGGTCCCTTCACGAAGCGTTTGCTTACGGATGGCCTAGAAGAGAATTTTGAACTGTTGTCAAGTCTGTTAAAGAATTTTAACGAAACACAACTCTTGGATTTCGTCGAAGTGATTACTTTTAAAGGTAATACCAAAATAGAAAGAAGTAAATGGACCTATATGTTTCATGTTGATAGTGATCCAGTGTATCACAAAAGGCATATCCAACACCTTCGGGAGAAATATGCCCCCAACGATTTAGTTTTCACGCCGAGTGATAACGGAATCACAGCCGTTCACGTCGAACAAATTGTGCCAAAGAACAGCTTTTGGGAGACTTCCTACAATCGACGATCATCGGTTTAA